CTTTCATCACAGCTAACCCAGATATGGTGCAAACTACATTGCAAGGCAAGATTCTAGGTGAAGTGGTGATAGAGCGCGATGTGGGGGCTGTGAGCAATTCCTACTTGCAAGCTTATATTCGCAATGTGCATGTGGTTATGGGCTTTGTGCTGATTGCTATTTCATTTTTTAGAATCTATCTTTTCTTTTTTGATAAAAAATCCTTGCCAGAGCGCATTTCTTTCGCACAAGTGCTGCAGCCAAAAGTATGGATAGCTCAAGTGAAAGCCTATATTTTTATGGGTAATCACCCCCACATTAATGGCGCATACAATCCTTTGCAGTTTGTTACCTACTTCTTTTTGGGCATTTTGGTGCTGCTTATCTCCCTTACTGGCGTTGTGCTATATTATAATGTCTATGATGATGGGCTAGGCGGGATTTTGCGCGCTTGCTTTACTTGGTTTGAAGTGCTGTGCGGGGGACTTTCAAATGTGCGCAGTCTGCACCATATCATCACTTGGGCATTTGTCATTTTTATCCCTGTGCATATTTATCTCGCAGTGTGGAATTCGATTAAATACCCAAATGGCGGCGTAGATTCTATCGTAAGCGGTATGCGCTATACTGATGAAGTGAAAATTTAGTATTGTGAAAATCTTAGTGCTTGGCATTGGCAATATCCTCTTTGGCGATGAGGGCATTGGCGTGCATTTGTCTAACTTTCTTAAACTCAACTACACTTTTAGCGGGGAAAATGAAGTAGAGTTTGTCGATGGAGGCACGCTTGCTACGATGCTTATCCCGCTTATTACCTCCTATGACAAAGTGCTTATTTTAGATTGTGTGAGCGTGGATAACGCTCAAATTGGCGAAGTATATTATTTTGATTTTGATAATGTTCCGCGCATTATTACTTGGGCGGGCAGCGCGCATGAAGTTGAAATGCTCCAAACACTGCGCTTAGCTGCTATAAATGGCGATTTACCGCCTGTTAAAATCATTGGCATTATCCCTGAAGTGATAGGCGAAGATACTGCTTTTACGCTATCAGATGCAGTGAAAGAGGGTGCAAAAACTATGGAGAGGCTTGCATTAACATTTTTACAAGAAAATGGCATTAACGCCCAAAGGGTTGATAATAGGGACTTGCAAGAGGTGGCAAATGGCTCTTTTAGAGGATATGAATGATTTATGATTTTAAATTCTCAAACACCAGTGAAGATGCGCCATTTTTTCTCTATATCTTAGCCCTAGAGGCAAAAACGCTTGATTTGGAGGTGTTTTTCTGCACTTATGAGGATTACACGCATTGCTTTGTCCCTGATATGCCCTCCTTGCTTGCTTCTTATGAAAATTATTGCCAGCAAGCTACCATTCCTAGCGCATTTGCAGTATATAAAGATACACCCACCCAAACAGAAGTGATTGTCAAATTTGCCAACACACTCGCACAGAATCTACCACTTTCGCTGTATTTTTGCTTCCGTGATTTATCGCCTATCACGCTCCCACAGGCATTTTTTACTGCCCTATCTCAAATGCCTTCACTCCATAGACTAACTTTAAAAGACATATTTGCCCTATCTCTTACTCATCTAAATGTGCCTCACAATGCTACTTTGGTAGATTCTAAGACCACACTTTCATCATTTGAGACACCAAAAACTTACTACTACACCGCTATGCAAACGCGCCAGATTCTAAATCCTAAAAGTGCGTCTTTTAGCGCGCTCAATCCCCCAAATTTTAGCCCGCATAAGCCACTTGCTTTGCCAGAGAAAGATTATTTTACCCGCATTGTGCAAAGGTTAAAAAATACAGAATCTGTCCCTTTTTGCACACAGCGCGGCACATTTTTGCTCTCTCTTGCTCCGCTTGAAAACACACATACCACGCTGCTTTGTGATATTGCCTCTTTAAAGACATTTTTTCGCACTCATCAAAGCCAAGTTGATGTGCTTGCCACCTTTGAGAAGCCTTACGCAAAACTCATGCCAAAGGAAGTATTCCAAAAACATTTTCCCTTAGATGAGCAAGCACTTGTGCGCGTTGGGCTGCCCTATGATATGCCCCTTGCCATTATTGGCGCACTTTTATTACAAGATGATATAAGCTATTTTTTTCTCTCCCCAACGCAAGGGCAAAGTGATTTTAACTTTTGCCACTCTTCCGCACCTAGCACGCAGATTCTAAATATCTCTCAAAATGGCACAATTATTGATACATATATCAGCCCAAATAATACTCTGCAATCCCTGCTTGAAGCTCACACGCAAGGACTAGAGCGATATTTGCTTATTTATCTTAGCACGCGCCACCCTAGTGTGTTCGCCATTAGCCATAACCAAACATTGCGCGCGCTACTAGATATTACTTTTGAGCGTAATGCCCATCTTATTGTGCAGGATATTAAGCATTCCTATAAAAGCGGTAGCGACCTTATAGAGAGCTTTAGCAAGCATTCTCCCAAACTTTTAGAATCTATCCTTGCTTTGCCTTTGACATCGCATATTTCGCATAATCTTACAGATGTGCTTGATGTAGCCTCTTTTGTGCTAGGTTTTAGCCCTATACAGGATAAAAACGCACTTTTTGCCCGTGCTAATGCTTTTGTACGCGAGAGAGGACCGCGCATTGATTATAAACTTTTGAGGAAAGATAATGCTATTATGCTTGATTATAATCGTATTTTTCGCTCCTGCCTTAGCTTTAAATGCGCGGATATGGAAGATGAAATACTAGCCTATGGCATTTTAGATTCTCTTAGTGAGTTTGTTGCCACGCTCATTAGGGACACAAAGACAAATCTTAGCCTTACCAATGTGCTTTTACTAGGCGATATGCTCTCTTCGCATATTTTTTTGGATAGAACCTTGGGCTATTTGCCAAAAGATATTCACCTTATTTTGCCAAAAGATGGGTTTATTGATTACTAACTTAAAATGATTATAATCAAGTTTTTTGAAAGGATTGTGCGATGAAAGCTTTACATTTTATAAAAAATGGCGCGGTATGTGTGGCTGCGGCGTTAATAATGAGTGCTTGTGGGAGTGATGAGGCAGTAGCACTAAATAATGAGCAATGTCCAGAATCTGCAACCTGCCTTTATAAGCAGTTTTCCACCTCTCAAAGTGTTATGCCAAATGCTTACAAAAGTGCCATTCGCATTCAAGAAAGCAATGCCTTGCGCAAAATTGGCGAGATAGAATCTAGCGTGAAAGAAGATATTAAAGATACGCTTAATGATATTGTGCTGCTAGCTAAAAAGAGTGGATTCTGTGAGGGTGGTGAGTATGGGCTAAATCCCGTATCTCAATACAAAGAGGGCGCACAGGGCGATACACTGGGCTATACTTTGCATTTTGATATTCGCTGCAATGTGCAAGATGAGCGCAAAAAAGACTATGATAACCTCATTGCAGCCATTGAAAAAAAGGTGAATAAAAACACTTATCTTGCCTTTCTTATCCCTCAAGTTCAAAATGTTATTTCACCAGAAGCCCTCAAAGAAGCACAAAATCTAGCATTTCAAGATGCACTAAAAGATATTCAAGAAGCAAGCATACAATACAGCAAAATGCTTAGGAAAAAATGCTCCATTGCGCAAATCAAAGACACGCCAAGCCTAAGACCACCTCTGTATGCTAAAGACGCGCGTGCGCTTAATAGCCTAGCTGAAAGCTCACAGCTACCAATCCCCGCTGCACAGAATCTCACACTTACCTTAGAAACAAAATATATTTGTAAATAAGGAAAGATGATGAAAAGCTCTTTTGATACGCTCCTCATACACGGCGGCGATACTACAGATGCGCGCACAGGCGCTGTGAATGTGCCTATTTATCAAACCTCCACCTACGCACAAAAAGGCTTGGGCGAACATTTGGGCTATGAATATTCCCGCACGAAAAATCCCACACGAGATGGGATTGAGAGCCTTATCGCACAATGTGAGGGGGGCAAATATGGCTTTGCCTTTGCCTCTGGTATGGCAGCTATTGGCACGATTTTGAGCCTTTTTAAGAGTGGGGATTGCATTATTATCTCAAATAATGTCTATGGCGGCACTTTTAGAATCTTAGACAAAGTGTTTTCGCATTTTAATATTAGCTATAAAATTGTGGATACAAGCGATTTAAACGCCCTAGAGCAGGCTATCACGAAAGAAGTTAAGGCTGTATTTGTAGAAACGCCGGCAAATCCGCTTTTAAGCGTTACGCCACTAGCAGAAGTAGCTCGCATCTGCAAGCAAAAAGGCATTTTAAGCATAGTGGATAATACCTTTATGACGCCATATCTGCAAAAGCCCTTGAGCTTTGGCATCGATATTGTTGTCCATTCAGCCACTAAGTATTTAGGCGGGCATAGCGACCTTGTAGCTGGGCTTGTGGTGGTAAATGATGATGATTTGGGCGAGCGAGTGGGATTTTTGCAAAATAGCATTGGCGGTGTGCTTGCGCCCTTTGATAGCTTCCTACTCATACGCGGGATAAAAACGCTTGGTGTGCGCTTAGAGCGGCATTGTGAAAATGCATTGTTTTTAGCTCAAGCGCTAAGTGAGCACAATGCCATAGCAAAGGTGCATTACCCGGGATTAAAAGATGATAAAAATTATACCCTTCATAGCAGCCAAGCACGCGGTGGAGGGGGAATGCTAAGCTTTGAGCTTAAGGCAAATTATGATTATAGAATCTTTTTTAAATCCACTAAGCTCATCGTTTTAGCCGAAAGTCTAGGCGGTGTAGAATCGCTACTTTGCCACCCTGCGTCTATGACACATGCTTCAATCCCCAAGCAAACGCGCGAGGCTATGGGCATAAATGAAAATCTCATTCGCTTATCTGTGGGCATT
This genomic stretch from Helicobacter jaachi harbors:
- a CDS encoding trans-sulfuration enzyme family protein encodes the protein MKSSFDTLLIHGGDTTDARTGAVNVPIYQTSTYAQKGLGEHLGYEYSRTKNPTRDGIESLIAQCEGGKYGFAFASGMAAIGTILSLFKSGDCIIISNNVYGGTFRILDKVFSHFNISYKIVDTSDLNALEQAITKEVKAVFVETPANPLLSVTPLAEVARICKQKGILSIVDNTFMTPYLQKPLSFGIDIVVHSATKYLGGHSDLVAGLVVVNDDDLGERVGFLQNSIGGVLAPFDSFLLIRGIKTLGVRLERHCENALFLAQALSEHNAIAKVHYPGLKDDKNYTLHSSQARGGGGMLSFELKANYDYRIFFKSTKLIVLAESLGGVESLLCHPASMTHASIPKQTREAMGINENLIRLSVGIEYAKDLLDDLNQAIERAKV
- a CDS encoding HyaD/HybD family hydrogenase maturation endopeptidase, whose amino-acid sequence is MKILVLGIGNILFGDEGIGVHLSNFLKLNYTFSGENEVEFVDGGTLATMLIPLITSYDKVLILDCVSVDNAQIGEVYYFDFDNVPRIITWAGSAHEVEMLQTLRLAAINGDLPPVKIIGIIPEVIGEDTAFTLSDAVKEGAKTMERLALTFLQENGINAQRVDNRDLQEVANGSFRGYE
- the cybH gene encoding Ni/Fe-hydrogenase, b-type cytochrome subunit, yielding MNKVEMFKKELHMHEEFSGLTRLFHWLRALCIFTLIATGFYIAYPFITANPDMVQTTLQGKILGEVVIERDVGAVSNSYLQAYIRNVHVVMGFVLIAISFFRIYLFFFDKKSLPERISFAQVLQPKVWIAQVKAYIFMGNHPHINGAYNPLQFVTYFFLGILVLLISLTGVVLYYNVYDDGLGGILRACFTWFEVLCGGLSNVRSLHHIITWAFVIFIPVHIYLAVWNSIKYPNGGVDSIVSGMRYTDEVKI